CAGAAGGGATAATAAGGTCCTCCTGAATGCAGGAAAgggataataattaattagaatttaaacTACTCTCCCtgagaaaaaattaaataaataaattccaaCAAAAGAGCTTCATACCTTATTGTAGTATTTGATTACTAGAGGTAGCTTGGTGATGAACACCACAAAAACACATTTCGTActattcaaccaggatcaaagCCAAATTTGATCATTAGAACATAAACTTGAAACTCGGCAATGACATAACCAGCTTGGTGTAATGAATAGTGTATAACTGAACAAATTTGCTGATCAGGAGCAACACCACCAACTAGCATCATTCGAAAAAAAGTCATAGCATCATTTAGCAAAGATCTTTTGCACAGTCTATTAATTACTGCACTATAATCTTTCAATGAAATCACAAAGCCAGTTTCATCCATTTGACGAAAGAGTACCATAGCCTTTTCAACATCTCCCTTTGCACAATTTGCTTTTATAAGTGTAGTAAACGCAACTTTCGACAATTTGAAGTTTTGACCTTGGAGATCACAAAATAGCTTTTCAGCAACAATTAGATCTCCATAAACACACAAGCCATTGATTAGAATATTATAAGTCACATTATTTGGCATAATGTTAAGCTGTACCATCTCATCATGTAATTGAAATGCTCTTTCAAAGTTCCGAGCTTTACAAAAGCATTGGATCAAAGCATTATAGGAAGTTTGATCTGGAGAAAGACCATTAGCTAACATGTTCTGGAGAATTGCAACAGATTCTTCCAGCTTCCCTCGCTTACACAGACCTTTCATAAGGACTGTGTAAGTTACTTGATTTGGCTCGATACCACTTTTTACCATTTCCTCAAATAACTCAAAGGTAGCTTCTAAACTTCCCACTTCACAAAAGGCGTCCATAATTGTAGTATACGTAACAATAGTTGGCACTACATTGTGCATCTTCATGTCATCTAGCCACTTTCTGGCCTGAGCTAGTTTTCTGGCCTTGCACAATCCATTTATCAGGGTGTTGAAAGTAACTACAGTTGGAGGAATCCCTTTCTCCAATAAATTTTCGTACAATCCTACAGCATCTGCCACATTACCAACTTTAATATATCTATCAATCATAATATTGTACAGTACAACATCCTGTATCAAGCCACTTTTTGTCAATGTATTAAAATAACTTCTAGCCTCAAACATAGTTCTCTTCTCCCACAATCCTATCAAAATAGATCTGTGAGGAAAAGAATTCTGGTAGTTTTCCTTAAAAAACATGTCCTTGCACAGATGGATGGCTTTCTCTACTTCTCCCAGCTTGCAGAGACCATGGAATACCATAGAGCACATAAAGAGATCTGGTTTTAACCTGTCAGTACTCAACTCAGAAAGCAAACATACAGCCTCATTTATCTGCCCATTTCTACACAAGCCGCTTAGTAACGC
The genomic region above belongs to Salvia miltiorrhiza cultivar Shanhuang (shh) chromosome 5, IMPLAD_Smil_shh, whole genome shotgun sequence and contains:
- the LOC131024477 gene encoding putative pentatricopeptide repeat-containing protein At1g13630 — encoded protein: MFRLTTRRRRLLSPLLFTTSPAFCSISAAAAAVTDFPQNDAVSQIIGHFISSPFRYSHKLLLNSLRNSNWFRKEVSKLGPSEIDYIFDKISSQSAIEFFFLLQNEFGFKHSQSSQFFIAHLLAEKRRYRALLCHMRMVVQEQGSGSAPLFCELLLKSFRGWGSNHVVWDMLAFVYSRTAMVHDALVVLSKMKDLNIRPSIMTYNSLLHNLRETDIVWDIYSELEDNGPQPSEYTNSIFLDGLCRQSLFLEAINFLREMNKEMTEPCVVCFNTLMSGFCRKGFIGISKSLFGMMFKYGLSPDRYSYNILIHGLCVSGSLEEALAFAIDMDKHGLDPDQVTYNILAKGFCLLGTTGGGWKVSKKILQSEADPDLLTYTILICGHCQTGNVEEGYRLREEMMSKGLKLNDISYHALLSGLCRNGQINEAVCLLSELSTDRLKPDLFMCSMVFHGLCKLGEVEKAIHLCKDMFFKENYQNSFPHRSILIGLWEKRTMFEARSYFNTLTKSGLIQDVVLYNIMIDRYIKVGNVADAVGLYENLLEKGIPPTVVTFNTLINGLCKARKLAQARKWLDDMKMHNVVPTIVTYTTIMDAFCEVGSLEATFELFEEMVKSGIEPNQVTYTVLMKGLCKRGKLEESVAILQNMLANGLSPDQTSYNALIQCFCKARNFERAFQLHDEMVQLNIMPNNVTYNILINGLCVYGDLIVAEKLFCDLQGQNFKLSKVAFTTLIKANCAKGDVEKAMVLFRQMDETGFVISLKDYSAVINRLCKRSLLNDAMTFFRMMLVGGVAPDQQICSVIHYSLHQAGYVIAEFQVYVLMIKFGFDPG